One genomic segment of Streptomyces sp. NBC_00239 includes these proteins:
- the katG gene encoding catalase/peroxidase HPI, with protein sequence MSENHDAIVVDANSEGGGGCPVAHGRASHPTQGGGNRQWWPERLNLKILAKNPAVANPLGEEFDYAEAFKGLDLPAVKQDIAEVLTTSQDWWPADFGHYGPFMVRMAWHSAGTYRISDGRGGAGAGQQRFAPLNSWPDNGNLDKARRLLWPVKKKYGKSLSWADLMILAGNVALESMGFETFGFGGGRADVWEPDEDVYWGPETTWLGDERYTGDRELESPLGAVQMGLIYVNPEGPNGNPDPIAAARDIRETFRRMAMNDEETVALIAGGHTFGKTHGAGPAENVGPDPEAAPIEQQGFGWKNSFGTGKGGDAITSGLEGIWTKTPITWDNTFFETLFGFEWELFQSPAGANQWRPKDGAGAGTVPDAHDPSKTHAPTMLTTDLSLRFDPAYEQISRRFLENPAEFADAFARAWYKLTHRDMGPAVRYLGPEVPSEVLLWQDPLPEVRHELVGAADVAALKERILASDLTVDQLVSTAWASASSFRGSDKRGGANGARIRLQPQIGWEVNEPDRLASVLRTLEGIQETFNSAQSGDKRVSLADLIVLAGGAAVEQAAKDAGFDVEVPFTPGRADASQEQTDVESFAALEPAADGFRNYLGKGNRLPAEYLLIDKANLLNLSAPELTVLVGGLRVLGANHQRSRHGVLTTAPGTLTNDFFVNLLDLGTTWTATSEDASTFEARDAAGAVKWTGTRADLVFGSNSELRALAEVYASDDAKEKFVTDFVAAWTKVMELDRFDRS encoded by the coding sequence ATGTCTGAGAACCATGACGCAATCGTCGTCGACGCCAACAGCGAGGGCGGAGGTGGCTGCCCGGTCGCACACGGCCGCGCCTCCCACCCGACCCAGGGCGGCGGAAACCGCCAGTGGTGGCCCGAACGACTCAACCTGAAGATCCTTGCCAAGAACCCCGCCGTGGCCAACCCGCTCGGCGAGGAGTTCGACTACGCCGAGGCGTTCAAGGGCCTCGACCTGCCGGCCGTGAAGCAGGACATCGCCGAGGTCCTGACCACCTCGCAGGACTGGTGGCCCGCCGACTTCGGCCACTACGGCCCCTTCATGGTCCGGATGGCCTGGCACAGCGCGGGCACCTACCGGATCAGCGACGGCCGCGGCGGCGCCGGGGCCGGCCAGCAGCGCTTCGCGCCCCTCAACAGCTGGCCGGACAACGGGAACCTCGACAAGGCCCGCCGCCTGCTGTGGCCGGTGAAGAAGAAGTACGGCAAGAGCCTGTCCTGGGCCGACCTCATGATCCTCGCCGGCAACGTGGCCCTGGAGTCGATGGGCTTCGAGACCTTCGGCTTCGGCGGCGGCCGCGCGGACGTCTGGGAGCCCGACGAGGACGTGTACTGGGGCCCCGAGACCACCTGGCTCGGCGACGAGCGCTACACCGGCGACCGCGAGCTGGAGAGCCCGCTCGGCGCGGTCCAGATGGGCCTCATCTACGTCAACCCCGAGGGCCCGAACGGCAATCCCGACCCGATCGCCGCCGCGCGCGACATACGTGAGACGTTCCGCCGGATGGCGATGAACGACGAGGAGACGGTGGCCCTGATCGCGGGCGGCCACACCTTCGGCAAGACCCACGGCGCGGGACCCGCCGAGAACGTCGGCCCCGACCCCGAGGCCGCTCCCATCGAGCAGCAGGGCTTCGGCTGGAAGAACTCCTTCGGTACCGGCAAGGGCGGCGACGCGATCACCAGCGGCCTGGAGGGCATCTGGACCAAGACGCCGATCACCTGGGACAACACCTTCTTCGAGACCCTGTTCGGCTTCGAGTGGGAGCTGTTCCAGAGCCCGGCCGGCGCCAACCAGTGGCGGCCGAAGGACGGCGCCGGAGCGGGCACCGTGCCCGACGCCCACGACCCGTCGAAGACCCACGCGCCGACGATGCTCACGACCGACCTCTCGCTGCGCTTCGACCCGGCGTACGAGCAGATCTCCCGTCGCTTCCTGGAGAACCCGGCCGAGTTCGCCGACGCCTTCGCCCGCGCCTGGTACAAGCTGACCCACCGCGACATGGGCCCGGCCGTGCGCTACCTCGGCCCGGAGGTCCCCTCCGAGGTGCTGCTGTGGCAGGACCCGCTCCCGGAGGTACGGCACGAACTCGTCGGAGCCGCGGACGTGGCCGCCCTCAAGGAGCGGATCCTCGCCTCGGACCTGACCGTGGACCAGCTCGTGTCCACCGCGTGGGCCTCGGCCTCCTCCTTCCGCGGCAGCGACAAGCGCGGCGGCGCCAACGGCGCCCGCATCCGCCTCCAGCCGCAGATCGGCTGGGAGGTCAACGAGCCCGACCGCCTCGCCTCCGTGCTGCGCACCCTGGAGGGGATCCAGGAGACGTTCAACTCGGCCCAGTCCGGCGACAAGCGGGTCTCGCTCGCCGACCTGATCGTGCTCGCGGGCGGCGCCGCCGTCGAGCAGGCCGCCAAGGACGCCGGCTTCGACGTCGAGGTGCCCTTCACGCCGGGCCGCGCGGACGCCTCGCAGGAGCAGACCGACGTGGAGTCGTTCGCCGCGCTCGAACCGGCCGCCGACGGCTTCCGCAACTACCTCGGCAAGGGCAACCGCCTCCCCGCCGAGTACCTGCTGATCGACAAGGCCAACCTGCTGAACCTGAGCGCCCCCGAGCTGACGGTCCTCGTCGGCGGCCTGCGCGTGCTGGGCGCCAACCACCAGCGGTCCCGCCACGGCGTCCTCACCACGGCGCCCGGCACCCTGACGAACGACTTCTTCGTCAACCTGCTCGACCTGGGCACGACGTGGACGGCGACGTCCGAGGACGCGAGCACCTTCGAGGCCCGCGACGCCGCCGGCGCGGTCAAGTGGACCGGCACCCGCGCCGACCTCGTCTTCGGCTCGAACTCGGAGCTGCGCGCCCTCGCAGAGGTCTACGCCAGCGACGACGCGAAGGAGAAGTTCGTGACGGACTTCGTCGCTGCCTGGACCAAGGTCATGGAACTCGACCGCTTCGACCGGTCCTGA
- a CDS encoding PP2C family protein-serine/threonine phosphatase, which yields MTAQEPAPAAPGGLGPVLAWVLERSHGASALQLAGVIGEAARRLGIPRTRLYLADLQQQRLLPLPQPDLTAEERDGLDVDGSLGGLAYRTQAVQSTRDGDTTWFPMVDGIERIGVMQARAPGPHSGSAPAPGSGSGSGPGPGPGPGLLEAGRALASLATLLVVSKSTHHDPLVQGQRVRPMTLQAELLWAFLPPRTIGTDTATSSAVLEPAYDIGGDAFDHSFIDGVLHLTLVDAMGHDLASGGASGAALAACRATRRAGGDLPDIVATIDRTLAQWIPDRLMTAVIAELDTTQGDFTWINCGHPAPLLIREGHVLQNALERPAHLPLGFGFHAADPPEQEHVRLQPGDRVLIYSDGITEARSPTGDLFGEERLADTVIRSTASGANAPEALRRLVQNLLTHHRHRLRDDATILLVEWHPSPRAR from the coding sequence GTGACCGCACAGGAGCCCGCCCCGGCGGCGCCCGGGGGCCTGGGGCCCGTTCTGGCGTGGGTGCTGGAGCGCTCCCACGGTGCGTCCGCACTCCAGCTGGCCGGTGTCATCGGTGAGGCCGCCCGCCGGCTCGGGATCCCGCGGACCCGCCTCTACCTGGCCGACCTGCAACAGCAGCGGCTGCTCCCGCTGCCCCAGCCCGACCTCACGGCCGAGGAACGCGATGGTCTCGACGTGGACGGCTCCCTCGGCGGTCTGGCCTACCGCACCCAGGCAGTGCAGTCGACGCGCGACGGGGACACGACCTGGTTCCCCATGGTCGACGGCATCGAGCGGATCGGCGTCATGCAGGCCCGCGCCCCCGGGCCCCACTCCGGCTCCGCCCCCGCCCCCGGCTCCGGGTCCGGGTCCGGGCCCGGGCCCGGGCCCGGGCCCGGCCTGCTGGAGGCCGGCCGGGCGCTGGCGAGCCTGGCCACCCTCCTGGTGGTCTCGAAGTCCACCCACCACGACCCGCTCGTCCAGGGGCAGCGGGTACGGCCGATGACCCTCCAGGCCGAACTGCTGTGGGCGTTCCTGCCGCCCCGGACCATCGGCACCGACACGGCCACGTCCTCCGCGGTGCTGGAGCCGGCGTACGACATCGGGGGTGACGCCTTCGACCACAGCTTCATCGACGGGGTCCTGCACCTGACGCTGGTCGACGCGATGGGCCACGACCTCGCTTCCGGGGGTGCCAGCGGCGCCGCTCTGGCCGCGTGCCGCGCCACCCGCCGCGCGGGCGGCGACCTCCCCGACATCGTCGCCACCATCGACCGCACCCTGGCCCAGTGGATCCCGGACCGGCTCATGACCGCAGTCATCGCCGAACTCGACACGACTCAGGGGGACTTCACCTGGATCAACTGCGGCCATCCGGCACCGCTCCTCATCCGCGAAGGCCATGTGCTGCAGAACGCCCTCGAACGCCCGGCCCACCTCCCCCTCGGCTTCGGCTTCCACGCCGCCGACCCCCCGGAACAGGAACACGTCCGGCTCCAGCCCGGGGACCGCGTCCTGATCTACAGCGACGGCATCACCGAAGCGCGCTCACCGACGGGCGACCTCTTCGGCGAGGAGCGCCTCGCCGACACGGTCATCCGCTCCACCGCCTCGGGCGCGAACGCCCCGGAAGCACTGCGGCGCCTCGTTCAGAACCTCCTCACCCACCACCGGCACCGCCTGCGCGACGACGCGACGATCCTGCTCGTCGAATGGCACCCCTCTCCCCGGGCCCGCTGA
- a CDS encoding endonuclease codes for MTQRATVRDLLDEHGRTHAEEAGIRLRNTPAPLYRLLTLCVLFSVRIRADIAVAAARELFAAGMRTPRAMADASWQDRVDALGRAHYRRYDESTATALGEGARLLLDRYRGDLRRLREAAGGDPGRIRELLQEVPRIGPVGADIFCREAQGVWPELRPAFDRRARDAAAALGLPKTPAALSRLVTAEDLPRFAAALVRAGLLRRGAGEDRRTPSG; via the coding sequence ATGACCCAGCGCGCCACGGTCCGAGACCTGCTGGACGAGCACGGACGGACCCACGCCGAGGAAGCCGGCATCCGGCTGCGGAACACGCCCGCCCCGCTCTACCGGCTCCTGACCCTGTGCGTGCTCTTCTCGGTGCGCATCAGGGCCGACATCGCGGTCGCCGCCGCCCGCGAGCTGTTCGCGGCCGGGATGCGCACCCCCCGGGCGATGGCCGACGCCTCCTGGCAGGACCGGGTGGACGCCCTCGGACGCGCCCACTACCGCCGCTACGACGAGAGCACCGCCACCGCGCTGGGGGAGGGGGCCCGGCTGCTCCTGGACCGCTACCGCGGCGACCTGCGCCGGCTGCGCGAAGCCGCCGGCGGAGACCCGGGCAGGATCCGTGAACTCCTCCAGGAGGTCCCCCGGATCGGACCGGTCGGAGCCGACATCTTCTGCCGCGAGGCCCAGGGCGTGTGGCCCGAACTGCGGCCCGCCTTCGACCGCCGCGCCCGAGACGCCGCCGCCGCGCTCGGGCTCCCGAAGACGCCCGCGGCCCTCTCCCGCCTCGTCACCGCCGAGGACCTGCCACGCTTCGCGGCAGCCCTCGTACGAGCCGGGCTCCTGCGGCGGGGCGCGGGTGAAGACCGGCGGACGCCGTCAGGATGA
- a CDS encoding isochorismatase family cysteine hydrolase encodes MAKTTALVIIDMLNTYDHEDADALIPSVARALPAVVDLLGQARRQRLPVIYANDNFGKWRSHHGELLEAALAGPHAELVEPLRPDESAYFVVKARHSAFYETPLAYLLNSLDVTRLVLCGQVTEQCVLYSALDAHIRHLSVTVARDAVAHIHQDLAEAALRMMEINLSARIVPAADAFRRHADGG; translated from the coding sequence GTGGCGAAGACGACCGCACTCGTCATCATCGACATGCTCAACACCTACGACCACGAGGACGCCGACGCCCTGATCCCGTCCGTCGCACGGGCCCTGCCCGCCGTGGTGGACCTGCTCGGACAGGCCCGGAGGCAGCGACTCCCGGTGATCTACGCCAATGACAACTTCGGGAAATGGCGCTCCCACCACGGCGAGCTCCTGGAGGCGGCCCTCGCGGGCCCGCACGCCGAGCTCGTCGAACCGCTGCGGCCCGACGAGTCCGCGTACTTCGTCGTCAAGGCACGGCACTCCGCCTTCTACGAGACCCCGCTCGCCTACCTGCTGAACTCCCTCGACGTGACCCGCCTCGTCCTGTGCGGGCAGGTCACCGAGCAGTGCGTGCTCTACTCCGCCCTCGACGCGCACATCCGGCACCTCTCGGTGACGGTCGCCCGGGACGCCGTCGCGCACATCCACCAGGACCTGGCCGAGGCGGCCCTGCGCATGATGGAGATCAACCTGTCGGCCCGCATCGTGCCCGCGGCCGACGCCTTCCGCCGGCACGCCGACGGCGGGTGA
- a CDS encoding DUF5133 domain-containing protein → MSVAGSRPHPPSAAVAPTGGPLPGAATTARAVGMLMAATPCTARDARRILEAAAGLAGTTPEALAAAMVARTPGTPVPASVKRAVHRAMQAGRTTVAGGERGNVLTPSLSRTEEVLTRLRCCRARLAAAPEDPAAVRAMDDAGYTLCVLLGRATVYEAVLAAEAHLAASAPR, encoded by the coding sequence ATGTCCGTAGCCGGAAGCCGTCCCCACCCCCCGTCCGCTGCGGTCGCCCCCACCGGCGGGCCCTTGCCCGGTGCTGCCACGACCGCTCGGGCCGTGGGGATGCTGATGGCCGCGACGCCGTGCACGGCCCGCGACGCGCGGCGGATCCTCGAGGCCGCCGCCGGCCTCGCCGGCACGACTCCCGAGGCGCTGGCGGCCGCGATGGTCGCGCGAACCCCGGGCACCCCCGTTCCCGCGTCCGTCAAGCGGGCCGTGCACCGCGCGATGCAGGCCGGGCGTACCACCGTGGCGGGCGGGGAGCGGGGGAACGTGCTCACCCCGTCGTTGTCCAGGACCGAGGAGGTCCTGACGCGGCTGCGCTGCTGCCGCGCCCGGCTCGCGGCCGCGCCCGAAGACCCCGCGGCCGTGCGGGCCATGGACGACGCCGGCTACACCCTGTGCGTCCTCCTGGGCCGGGCCACCGTGTACGAGGCCGTCCTGGCGGCGGAGGCGCACCTGGCCGCGTCGGCCCCTCGGTGA
- a CDS encoding TIGR03842 family LLM class F420-dependent oxidoreductase codes for MTEADRGFGLVLQTDPPASQVVSLMKRAERNGFRCGWTFDSAVLWQEPFVIYSQILANTQKLHVGPMVTNPGTRTWEVTASTFATLNDMYGNRTVCGIGRGDSAMRVAGRAPNTLARLGDAIDVIRDLAEGREALVDGNPIRIPWIKDGKLPVWMAAYGPKALALAGQKADGFILQLADPFLTEWMVKAVRQAAAGAGRDPDAITICVAAPAYVGDDLAHARDQCRWFGGMVGNHVADLVSRYGEHSGMVPDELTAYIKDRHGYDYSHHGRAGNTSTDFVPDEIVDRFCLLGPLEAHIDKLRALRHLGVDQFALYAMHDAREATIDAYGSHVIPAVNG; via the coding sequence ATCACTGAGGCGGACCGGGGCTTCGGCCTCGTCCTCCAGACCGATCCGCCCGCCTCGCAGGTGGTCAGCCTCATGAAGCGCGCGGAGCGCAACGGCTTCCGCTGCGGCTGGACCTTCGACTCGGCGGTCCTCTGGCAGGAACCGTTCGTCATCTACAGCCAGATCCTCGCCAACACGCAGAAACTGCACGTCGGCCCGATGGTCACCAACCCGGGCACCCGCACCTGGGAGGTCACCGCCTCCACCTTCGCCACCCTCAACGACATGTACGGCAACCGCACCGTCTGCGGCATCGGCCGCGGCGACTCGGCCATGCGGGTGGCCGGGCGCGCGCCGAACACCCTGGCCCGGCTCGGCGATGCCATCGACGTGATCCGCGACCTCGCCGAAGGCCGGGAGGCGCTGGTCGACGGCAACCCGATCCGCATCCCGTGGATCAAGGACGGGAAACTGCCCGTCTGGATGGCCGCGTACGGACCGAAGGCGCTGGCCCTCGCCGGGCAGAAGGCCGACGGGTTCATCCTCCAGCTCGCGGACCCCTTCCTGACGGAGTGGATGGTCAAGGCGGTCCGGCAGGCCGCGGCCGGGGCCGGCCGGGACCCGGACGCGATCACGATCTGCGTGGCCGCCCCGGCGTACGTCGGCGACGACCTCGCGCACGCCCGCGACCAGTGCCGCTGGTTCGGCGGGATGGTCGGCAACCACGTCGCCGATCTGGTCTCCCGGTACGGCGAGCACTCCGGGATGGTGCCGGACGAACTGACCGCGTACATCAAGGACCGGCACGGCTACGACTACAGCCACCACGGCCGCGCCGGGAACACCTCGACCGACTTCGTCCCCGACGAGATCGTCGACCGCTTCTGCCTCCTCGGCCCGCTCGAAGCCCACATCGACAAGCTCCGCGCCCTGCGGCATCTGGGCGTCGACCAGTTCGCGCTCTACGCCATGCACGACGCCCGCGAAGCCACCATCGACGCGTACGGCAGCCACGTCATCCCGGCGGTCAACGGCTGA
- a CDS encoding VCBS repeat-containing protein, translating into MSLLPGDVTPGTGNVLATLTVGEHDIVVTWPDAIPTPIIDGSRALYPEILPGADLVLTADDGGFAQLLVVKTRAAAANPKVAQLSYGLSSTDLTFALDPLTRIISAVDENGDDVAESPTPLMWDSAGIPAQTNGEGGGTADPGPEVLPSDSGEPVVPEPEESATVTPEPTDSVNDGDDGDIFNEVVPSVSDEAPEPSETTGTGTAPSVPAEPSPEPSRTGAAATLSLPAVNGPQPDSHGTIVETDLEGTAWTVTPDQAFLDDPSTVYPVFIDPSVNKHTNDWTTVYDRHPYASFYNGKNFNKGTHEARVGFESDTWGTSRSFFSIDWEKDLKGAVVEKAWLYALETYSWSCSKRSMDVHITTPITKTTTWKNAPPMHKGNKIGGDTFAHGWKSSSCPDNYVRFDVKPTAQRAVNGGWPTMTIGFKAVNEYDQYAWKKFQADGGSDPYVQLDYNRRPSPPAKLDLAPDFSCDTNAPYINVGASSLTFWAEAKDDDGNLSSVMFELWKTGGSTNLLGAKGKAPVNGYKASTHTDPIPTGNVAGGLKLVDGQTYSWHAKTVDKTGSASTSYAPAKTPCRFVFDSSRPSPPIVTSTDFPDADGDDNGFGNDGEDSLWSVKKFGEAGTFRFRAAQTDVAYFEYGFNQGAYPFKAERTAGAATTTITTVSNAKPPLAGPNVLYVRAVDGAEHRSEPRKYLFYLTPRDQPDTPGDFTGDKLPDMMVVDANGNLRLYPSESQTDLAKGTGDLGFSMSGAYRSNPAKDPNGNDGQPTYAGAPSGYWKNTLITHNGDVYGADGMQDLIARKDGKLWVYPGDGYGAVNIDERQEILLPPNAPDPADYRQIMAAGDATGDGKPDFFVTSGSEFWMFTGYNGALVEQATRLSTSAWTDRDLVTAQDVNKDGVADVIYRNHTEGKLFLRLGKPDPDGGVDPSSLAAAANSASPGGVDITYGTAGWQRENVRLLFGTPDANGDGIPDVWTIAKDGAVRFYAGKADSLPGGGTVIIANTAGSIGWTQKMAIG; encoded by the coding sequence GTGTCCCTTCTGCCAGGTGACGTCACCCCCGGCACGGGCAACGTCCTCGCCACTCTCACCGTGGGCGAGCACGACATCGTCGTGACCTGGCCGGACGCTATCCCCACACCGATCATTGACGGTTCGCGGGCCCTCTATCCGGAGATCCTCCCGGGTGCCGACCTGGTGCTCACCGCAGACGACGGCGGGTTCGCCCAGCTGCTCGTCGTAAAGACCCGCGCAGCAGCAGCGAACCCGAAGGTCGCGCAACTCTCCTACGGTCTCTCCTCGACCGACCTCACCTTCGCCCTCGACCCCCTGACCCGGATCATCAGCGCGGTCGACGAGAACGGCGACGACGTCGCCGAGTCCCCGACCCCGCTGATGTGGGACAGTGCGGGCATCCCCGCGCAGACGAACGGGGAGGGCGGCGGCACAGCTGATCCCGGACCCGAGGTACTGCCCAGTGACTCGGGCGAGCCCGTGGTGCCCGAGCCCGAGGAGTCGGCCACGGTCACTCCGGAGCCGACGGACTCCGTCAATGACGGCGATGACGGCGACATCTTCAACGAGGTGGTGCCGAGCGTGAGCGACGAGGCACCGGAACCGTCTGAGACCACCGGCACGGGAACAGCGCCTTCAGTCCCGGCGGAGCCGAGCCCCGAGCCCTCCCGGACCGGCGCGGCAGCAACCCTGTCGCTGCCCGCAGTGAACGGCCCGCAGCCGGACTCGCACGGCACGATCGTCGAGACCGACCTCGAGGGCACCGCCTGGACCGTCACGCCCGACCAGGCATTCCTGGACGACCCCTCGACGGTCTACCCCGTGTTCATCGACCCCTCGGTCAACAAGCACACCAACGACTGGACGACGGTCTACGACAGGCACCCGTACGCCAGCTTCTACAACGGCAAGAACTTCAACAAGGGAACCCACGAGGCCCGCGTCGGCTTCGAGTCCGACACCTGGGGAACCTCCCGCTCCTTCTTCAGCATCGACTGGGAGAAGGACCTGAAGGGCGCCGTCGTCGAGAAGGCATGGCTGTACGCACTGGAGACCTACTCCTGGTCGTGCAGCAAACGGAGCATGGACGTTCACATCACGACGCCCATCACCAAGACGACCACTTGGAAGAACGCGCCGCCTATGCACAAGGGCAACAAGATCGGCGGTGACACCTTTGCGCACGGCTGGAAGTCAAGCTCCTGCCCGGACAACTACGTCAGATTCGATGTGAAGCCCACGGCCCAACGTGCCGTCAACGGCGGCTGGCCGACGATGACCATCGGGTTCAAGGCCGTCAACGAGTACGACCAGTACGCGTGGAAGAAGTTCCAGGCCGATGGCGGCAGCGACCCGTACGTCCAGTTGGACTACAACCGCCGCCCCTCCCCGCCGGCCAAGCTCGACCTCGCACCCGACTTCAGCTGCGACACCAACGCCCCGTACATCAATGTCGGCGCGTCGTCCCTCACCTTCTGGGCCGAAGCCAAGGACGACGACGGCAACCTGTCCTCCGTCATGTTCGAACTGTGGAAGACCGGCGGAAGCACCAACCTGCTCGGCGCCAAGGGCAAAGCACCCGTCAACGGGTACAAGGCCAGCACGCACACGGACCCCATCCCCACCGGCAACGTTGCGGGCGGACTGAAACTGGTGGACGGCCAGACCTACTCGTGGCACGCCAAGACCGTGGACAAGACGGGCTCGGCCTCCACCTCCTACGCCCCGGCCAAGACCCCGTGCCGATTCGTGTTCGACAGCTCACGGCCCTCCCCACCGATCGTGACCTCCACCGACTTCCCGGACGCCGACGGCGATGACAACGGCTTCGGCAACGACGGCGAGGACTCGCTCTGGAGTGTCAAGAAGTTCGGCGAAGCCGGCACTTTCCGGTTCCGGGCTGCCCAGACTGACGTCGCCTACTTCGAGTACGGCTTCAACCAAGGTGCGTATCCCTTCAAGGCCGAACGCACCGCAGGCGCCGCCACGACCACCATCACGACGGTCTCCAACGCCAAACCGCCGCTGGCAGGCCCGAACGTGCTCTACGTCCGCGCCGTCGACGGCGCAGAACACCGCTCCGAGCCCCGCAAGTACCTCTTCTACCTGACCCCGCGGGACCAGCCGGACACTCCCGGCGACTTCACCGGTGACAAACTGCCGGACATGATGGTCGTCGACGCCAACGGCAACCTGCGCCTGTACCCGTCCGAATCGCAGACCGACCTCGCCAAGGGCACAGGCGACCTCGGGTTCTCCATGTCGGGTGCCTACCGCAGCAATCCGGCCAAGGACCCCAACGGCAACGACGGCCAGCCCACCTACGCAGGCGCCCCCTCCGGGTACTGGAAGAACACCCTCATCACCCACAACGGCGACGTCTACGGCGCCGACGGCATGCAAGACCTCATTGCCCGCAAGGACGGCAAACTCTGGGTCTACCCCGGCGACGGCTACGGCGCCGTCAACATCGACGAGCGCCAGGAAATCCTGCTCCCGCCGAACGCACCCGATCCAGCCGACTACCGCCAGATCATGGCCGCCGGAGACGCAACGGGAGACGGAAAGCCGGACTTCTTCGTCACCTCCGGCAGCGAGTTCTGGATGTTCACCGGCTACAACGGAGCCCTGGTCGAGCAAGCCACCCGCCTCTCGACATCAGCCTGGACCGACCGAGACCTCGTCACCGCCCAGGACGTCAACAAGGACGGCGTCGCAGACGTCATCTACCGAAACCACACCGAAGGCAAACTGTTCCTGCGCCTCGGCAAGCCCGACCCGGACGGCGGTGTCGACCCGAGCTCGCTCGCCGCGGCGGCGAACTCGGCCTCTCCGGGCGGTGTGGACATCACGTACGGCACGGCCGGCTGGCAACGCGAGAACGTACGCCTGCTGTTCGGTACACCCGACGCCAACGGCGACGGTATTCCCGACGTCTGGACAATCGCGAAGGACGGCGCCGTGCGCTTCTACGCAGGCAAGGCCGACTCCCTTCCCGGTGGCGGCACGGTGATCATTGCCAACACGGCAGGAAGCATCGGCTGGACCCAGAAGATGGCCATCGGCTGA